The Deltaproteobacteria bacterium genome includes a region encoding these proteins:
- a CDS encoding dienelactone hydrolase family protein produces MTKIKCLQNAIIFALGLACNGFAATPETVKFASRDGKTELVGYLFKPAGAGPHPAVVMLHGRGGPYSALRPGVADATNLTARHRLWGNFWAERGYVALHVDSFGPRGYPRGFPKHSYSSRPPEVNEQSVRPLDAYGALDYLRTRNDVIADRVGVHGWSNGGMTLLAALAPNPPRVAPDQADRARLAAPTPQREFRAAISQYPGCRIQRDQADYKPYAPMLMLVASDDDEVSPQVCATLAEHIKTRGADIEFFMYPGAHHSYDDPGKAKQSHAPNKAALEDTLKRAEAFFVKHLRP; encoded by the coding sequence ATGACTAAAATCAAATGCTTACAGAACGCCATCATTTTTGCGCTGGGGCTGGCCTGCAACGGGTTCGCAGCTACGCCGGAGACGGTGAAGTTCGCGAGCCGCGACGGCAAGACCGAACTTGTCGGTTACTTGTTTAAGCCTGCGGGCGCGGGGCCGCATCCGGCGGTGGTGATGTTGCATGGACGCGGCGGGCCCTATTCGGCGCTGAGGCCCGGCGTGGCGGACGCGACCAATCTCACTGCGCGACACCGTTTATGGGGCAACTTCTGGGCCGAGCGCGGTTATGTGGCGCTGCACGTCGACAGCTTCGGCCCGCGCGGTTACCCGCGGGGTTTTCCCAAACACTCGTACAGCAGTCGTCCGCCCGAAGTCAACGAACAGTCGGTGCGGCCGCTCGATGCTTATGGCGCGCTCGATTATTTGCGCACCCGCAACGATGTGATTGCCGATCGCGTCGGCGTGCACGGCTGGTCGAACGGCGGCATGACCTTGCTTGCGGCGCTGGCCCCGAATCCGCCACGCGTGGCACCCGACCAGGCCGATCGCGCGCGGCTTGCCGCGCCCACGCCGCAACGCGAATTTCGCGCCGCGATCAGCCAGTATCCGGGATGCCGCATTCAGCGCGATCAGGCCGACTACAAGCCCTATGCGCCGATGTTGATGCTGGTGGCCTCCGATGACGATGAGGTCTCGCCTCAGGTGTGCGCGACCTTGGCGGAGCACATCAAAACGCGCGGCGCGGATATTGAATTTTTCATGTATCCCGGCGCGCACCATTCGTACGACGATCCGGGCAAAGCCAAACAAAGCCACGCGCCGAATAAAGCGGCGCTGGAAGATACGTTGAAACGCGCGGAAGCGTTTTTTGTCAAACACTTGCGGCCGTAG
- a CDS encoding AMP-binding protein, with the protein MVSTIHQLLQERATFTGDGIAFAAAGKGPTTYCQLSEHVNKLAVFLTANRVGRQDSVAVVLPNGPALAVALLASMSVAAAAPLNPAYTDAELDYFFSDLEASALIVDDSGSLAAKVASRRGIPVVEWCDELSAPRGGTGYERDAQQVSPDARPADIALRLYISGTTAAPKRVPLSHGNLLASAGNIAATLQLSQRDRCLNSMPLYHVHGLVGALLASLTAGASVALPPLFEVGLFWQWLKELQPTWYTAVPTMHQAIAAHAADHQEIIANHSLRFIRSSSAALPARLLTKLEATFAAPVIEAYGMTEAAHQMASNPLPPVERKPGSVGRAAGSEIAIMDEAGGLLTAGERGEIVVRGANVMAGYGNNPAANANAFSAGWFRTGDEGYQDQDGHLFITGRLKERINKGGEKISPQEIDEALLDHPEVSQAVAFAVAHATLGEDVAAAVVLRPGCQLTESSLRQFVAQRLAAYKIPSRIVTLDELPIGATGKLQRIGLAEKLANVFLEPAPSGPEGDIESQLASIYAEVLGVQRVNRAENFFALGGDSLRRTGRIVNPFSTR; encoded by the coding sequence ATGGTGTCGACAATCCACCAGCTGTTGCAAGAAAGAGCTACTTTCACCGGGGACGGTATTGCCTTCGCGGCTGCCGGGAAAGGCCCGACCACATATTGTCAGCTTAGTGAGCACGTCAACAAATTGGCAGTGTTTCTCACCGCCAACCGTGTTGGCAGGCAAGACAGCGTAGCCGTTGTCTTGCCCAATGGGCCGGCGCTGGCGGTCGCCCTGTTGGCTTCGATGTCAGTTGCGGCGGCGGCGCCGCTCAATCCGGCTTACACCGATGCCGAATTAGACTACTTTTTCTCCGATCTCGAGGCCAGTGCTTTGATTGTCGATGACAGTGGTTCACTTGCCGCAAAGGTGGCGAGCAGGCGCGGTATTCCGGTTGTTGAATGGTGCGATGAACTGAGCGCTCCTCGCGGCGGCACGGGTTACGAAAGAGATGCGCAGCAAGTATCTCCCGACGCTCGACCGGCGGACATTGCGCTTAGGTTGTACATATCGGGCACGACTGCGGCACCCAAGCGTGTGCCGTTGAGTCACGGCAATCTCCTCGCTTCGGCAGGTAACATCGCAGCGACGTTGCAGTTAAGCCAGCGAGACCGCTGTCTTAACAGCATGCCGCTGTATCATGTTCATGGATTAGTCGGGGCGTTGCTGGCTTCGTTGACCGCGGGAGCGAGTGTTGCGCTGCCACCGCTGTTTGAGGTCGGTTTGTTTTGGCAATGGTTGAAGGAGCTGCAACCGACCTGGTACACGGCAGTGCCAACCATGCATCAGGCGATCGCGGCGCACGCCGCGGATCATCAAGAGATTATTGCTAATCACTCACTGCGGTTCATTCGGTCCTCTTCAGCGGCCCTGCCGGCGCGCCTGCTGACAAAGTTAGAAGCGACCTTCGCTGCTCCGGTGATTGAAGCCTACGGTATGACCGAAGCGGCGCATCAAATGGCGAGCAACCCTCTGCCTCCTGTCGAGCGCAAACCGGGGTCGGTGGGCAGAGCAGCTGGATCCGAGATTGCTATCATGGATGAAGCGGGCGGTCTGCTGACGGCCGGCGAGCGTGGCGAAATCGTTGTCCGTGGCGCCAATGTCATGGCCGGCTACGGAAACAATCCCGCGGCCAACGCTAACGCGTTCTCAGCGGGCTGGTTTCGCACCGGCGATGAAGGATATCAGGACCAAGACGGCCACCTTTTTATCACGGGTCGATTGAAAGAGAGGATCAACAAAGGCGGTGAAAAAATCTCGCCGCAGGAAATCGACGAAGCGTTGCTCGATCATCCTGAAGTATCGCAAGCCGTGGCCTTCGCCGTAGCGCACGCGACGCTCGGCGAAGATGTCGCAGCTGCGGTGGTTTTGCGACCTGGTTGCCAACTAACGGAGTCGAGTCTGCGGCAGTTCGTGGCGCAGCGGTTGGCAGCATACAAGATCCCGAGCCGGATTGTGACGCTTGACGAGCTGCCCATAGGCGCGACTGGCAAGTTGCAGCGCATCGGGCTAGCGGAGAAGTTAGCGAACGTCTTCTTGGAGCCGGCACCGAGCGGTCCGGAAGGAGATATCGAATCGCAGTTAGCGAGCATCTACGCCGAGGTGCTGGGAGTGCAACGAGTCAACCGCGCGGAAAACTTCTTTGCCCTCGGCGGCGACTCGCTGCGGCGAACCGGCAGAATTGTCAATCCGTTTTCTACGCGATGA